The Cylindrospermopsis curvispora GIHE-G1 genome contains a region encoding:
- the rpsP gene encoding 30S ribosomal protein S16 translates to MIKLRLKRLGKKREASYRIIAINDLSRRDGRPLEELGFYNPRTDEVRLDVPGIVKRLQQGAQPTDTVRRLLVKANVFEQVSANAASS, encoded by the coding sequence ATGATCAAATTGCGCTTAAAGCGACTTGGTAAAAAGCGGGAAGCAAGCTACCGTATTATTGCCATTAACGACCTATCTCGTCGTGATGGTCGTCCTTTGGAAGAACTAGGATTTTACAACCCCAGAACTGATGAAGTGCGTCTTGATGTTCCTGGTATTGTAAAGCGTCTGCAACAAGGCGCTCAGCCTACGGACACAGTTCGTCGCCTTTTAGTAAAAGCTAATGTTTTTGAACAAGTCAGTGCCAACGCCGCATCATCATAA
- the ffh gene encoding signal recognition particle protein, which produces MFDALSDRLEAAWKKLRGQDKISQSNIQDALREVRRALLEADVNLQVVKDFIADVENKAQGAEVISGVRPDQQFIKIVYDELVQVMGEENVPLAEAQDQTTVVLMAGLQGTGKTTATAKLALHLRKTNRSCLLVATDVYRPAAIDQLVTLGKQIDVPVFEMGSDADPVEIARQGVERARNEGINTVIVDTAGRLQIDQDMMAELSRIKSTIKPDETLLVVDAMTGQEAANLTRTFHEQIGITGAILTKMDGDSRGGAALSVRQISGAPIKFIGVGEKVEALQPFYPDRMASRILGMGDVLTLVEKAQEEIDLADAEKMQEKILSARFDFTDFLKQLRLMKNMGSLGGIMKLIPGMNKISDEQLKQGETQLKRCESMISSMTKQERKDPDLLASSPSRRRRIASGSGYKESDVSKLVSDFQKMRSLMQQMGQGNFPPGMFGGGNPLAAGNRPSPGWRGYPGGAPPTTKKKKEKKKKGFGTL; this is translated from the coding sequence ATGTTTGATGCATTATCTGACCGCTTAGAAGCTGCCTGGAAAAAACTCCGGGGACAAGACAAGATATCCCAATCTAACATTCAAGATGCCTTGCGAGAAGTGCGTCGTGCCTTGTTAGAAGCAGATGTTAACTTACAGGTAGTCAAGGATTTTATTGCCGATGTTGAGAACAAGGCCCAGGGAGCAGAGGTAATATCTGGAGTACGACCTGACCAGCAGTTTATCAAAATTGTTTATGATGAACTAGTGCAGGTCATGGGGGAAGAAAATGTACCTCTAGCAGAAGCACAAGACCAAACCACCGTAGTCCTCATGGCTGGTTTACAGGGTACGGGGAAAACTACCGCTACTGCTAAGTTAGCCCTGCATTTAAGAAAAACCAATCGCAGTTGTTTGCTGGTAGCTACGGACGTATATCGTCCCGCAGCTATTGATCAGCTGGTCACCCTAGGTAAGCAAATTGACGTACCTGTGTTTGAAATGGGTAGTGATGCTGACCCAGTTGAAATAGCTCGTCAAGGAGTGGAAAGAGCCAGGAATGAAGGGATCAACACAGTAATTGTTGATACAGCTGGAAGGTTACAAATAGACCAGGACATGATGGCGGAATTATCCAGGATCAAATCAACTATTAAACCGGATGAGACCCTGTTAGTTGTGGATGCCATGACGGGACAAGAAGCGGCTAATTTGACCCGCACCTTTCATGAGCAGATTGGGATTACCGGTGCTATTTTGACTAAAATGGATGGTGATAGCCGAGGTGGTGCAGCTTTATCAGTGCGGCAAATTTCTGGGGCCCCAATTAAATTTATCGGTGTAGGGGAAAAGGTTGAAGCTCTACAGCCATTTTACCCTGATCGCATGGCATCCCGCATTTTGGGTATGGGTGATGTTCTCACCTTGGTGGAAAAAGCACAGGAGGAAATTGATCTAGCTGATGCTGAGAAAATGCAGGAGAAAATTCTCTCGGCCAGGTTTGATTTTACCGACTTCCTGAAACAGCTGCGCCTCATGAAAAATATGGGTTCCTTAGGTGGGATTATGAAATTAATCCCAGGAATGAATAAAATTTCTGATGAGCAGTTGAAACAAGGAGAAACCCAACTAAAACGCTGTGAGTCTATGATTAGTTCTATGACTAAGCAAGAGCGTAAAGACCCAGATTTGTTGGCTAGCTCTCCTAGTAGACGCAGGCGAATTGCTTCTGGTTCTGGTTACAAAGAATCGGATGTGAGTAAATTAGTATCAGACTTTCAAAAGATGCGATCGCTAATGCAGCAAATGGGACAGGGTAATTTTCCGCCAGGTATGTTTGGTGGGGGTAACCCCCTAGCAGCAGGAAATCGTCCCAGTCCAGGTTGGCGGGGTTATCCTGGAGGCGCACCACCTACCACCAAGAAAAAGAAGGAAAAAAAGAAAAAAGGATTTGGCACCCTATAG
- a CDS encoding serine/threonine protein kinase, protein MVLSPTNQSAVHCINPHCQHPYPQPWGNRFCSSCGSILYLLDRYYPIQPLGLGGFAQIYTVWDVKTQTQKVLKVLLESSPKALELFIQEAEVLSQFHNPGVPKVDGYFQVHLPYPKPYQLACLVMEKIEGYTLEQLLQNYPHGCPEDLVLNWFTQALKILWELHTHKIIHRDIKPSNLMLRIPSSNSHLKIGSLVLIDFGGAKQVIKDTLKYPSSTRLFSLGYSPPEQIAGGSVGPRADLYALGRTIIELLTGKHPQELEDPMTGKLQWRQFRRVNSQLADLLDEMIEMEVAYRPKDAASIQKRLLAITPVKSPRAIFWQWHNYLFQIIIQFTQKVTNTTILTIVTIGKCLFAVLAMIWTVILTVMGAGVGTILGFFLAYYTKVGDIVDIFISIQVSELIRQVMFFQLINSREVIVYALAGLGTSWGITLASSFGQMRKFLPSGILALIGYSLSWMSWQLVEPEYAKPIISLLISVSLLACGLQITSHTLYYILYYLLFNSLVVAVTLSFLISLKTPIYFIHSYNQPGYLELFQYIASFTLIGLINSFCLGLSLYVISPCFRRFGLK, encoded by the coding sequence GTGGTTTTGTCCCCAACTAATCAAAGCGCTGTTCATTGCATAAATCCTCACTGTCAACATCCCTATCCCCAACCCTGGGGAAATCGCTTTTGTAGTAGCTGTGGCAGTATTTTGTACCTGCTGGATCGCTATTACCCAATTCAACCTTTAGGTTTAGGTGGTTTCGCCCAGATATATACTGTCTGGGATGTTAAAACTCAAACTCAAAAAGTACTGAAGGTACTCTTGGAAAGTTCTCCAAAAGCATTGGAATTATTTATTCAAGAAGCAGAGGTTTTGAGTCAGTTCCATAATCCTGGAGTACCAAAAGTGGATGGATATTTTCAAGTTCATCTCCCTTACCCCAAACCATACCAGTTAGCTTGTCTGGTAATGGAGAAAATTGAGGGCTATACTTTAGAGCAACTACTTCAAAATTATCCCCATGGTTGTCCAGAGGATTTGGTCTTGAATTGGTTTACCCAAGCTCTGAAAATCCTATGGGAGTTACACACACATAAAATTATTCATCGCGATATCAAACCCTCTAATTTGATGTTGCGTATTCCTTCGTCTAACTCTCATTTAAAGATAGGAAGTTTAGTATTAATAGATTTTGGTGGTGCAAAACAAGTTATAAAAGACACTTTAAAATACCCCTCTTCTACTCGATTATTTTCCCTAGGATATAGTCCACCAGAACAAATAGCAGGAGGAAGTGTGGGACCAAGGGCAGATCTGTATGCTTTAGGAAGGACAATAATTGAATTGTTGACGGGTAAGCACCCTCAAGAACTAGAAGATCCCATGACAGGGAAATTACAATGGCGACAGTTTCGTCGTGTTAATTCTCAATTAGCAGACCTACTAGATGAAATGATAGAGATGGAGGTGGCATACCGCCCCAAGGATGCAGCTAGTATTCAAAAGCGTTTACTGGCAATAACACCAGTCAAATCACCAAGGGCAATTTTTTGGCAATGGCACAATTATCTGTTCCAAATCATTATTCAATTTACCCAAAAAGTTACTAATACAACTATATTGACCATAGTTACCATTGGTAAATGCCTATTTGCTGTTTTGGCAATGATTTGGACGGTAATACTTACAGTTATGGGTGCTGGTGTGGGAACTATATTAGGTTTTTTCCTAGCATATTACACAAAAGTCGGTGATATAGTTGATATATTCATATCTATCCAAGTGAGCGAGCTAATTCGCCAAGTGATGTTTTTTCAACTCATCAACTCCCGAGAAGTTATTGTTTATGCCTTGGCAGGATTGGGCACATCCTGGGGAATTACACTAGCTAGTAGTTTTGGACAAATGAGAAAATTTTTGCCCTCGGGAATTCTGGCCTTAATAGGTTATAGTTTGAGTTGGATGAGTTGGCAACTAGTGGAGCCAGAATACGCAAAACCTATTATTTCCCTACTCATCTCAGTTTCCTTACTCGCCTGTGGTTTACAAATCACAAGTCATACTTTATACTATATACTATATTATCTACTTTTTAACTCTCTTGTGGTCGCTGTTACTTTATCATTTTTAATAAGTCTAAAAACGCCAATTTATTTTATTCATTCCTATAATCAACCCGGTTATCTAGAATTATTTCAATATATAGCATCTTTTACTCTTATAGGTCTGATTAACAGCTTTTGTTTAGGACTAAGCCTTTATGTTATTAGTCCCTGTTTTCGCCGATTTGGATTAAAATAG
- a CDS encoding M20 family metallopeptidase, with protein sequence MLNRIKDISNNLAPRLREIYRHLHAHPELSGQEHQTAAFVAGVLSSSGLHVLEGVGKTGVVGELLTNHHGEEILAIRTDMDALPIQEHSGLDYASLREGVMHACGHDVHTTVGLGTAMVLSEIANHVEGRIRFLFQPAEEIAQGASWMVQEGAMNDVCAILGVHVFPSISAGSVGIRYGALTAAADDLEIIILGESGHGARPHEAVDAIWIASQVVTALQQAISRTQNPLRPVVLSIGKISGGRAPNVIADKVQLLGTVRSLHPETRSQMPTWIDKIVANVCNCYNAKYQVNYRHGISSVQNDYSLTQLLQSAAEEAWGSDYVQVLPEPSLGAEDFSVYLDYAPGSMFRLGVGYKDRIINHPLHHPQFEVDDSAIITGVVTLAYAAYKYWQK encoded by the coding sequence ATGCTAAACCGCATTAAAGATATAAGTAATAATCTTGCACCTCGCTTACGAGAAATTTACCGTCACCTTCACGCCCACCCAGAATTGAGCGGTCAAGAGCATCAAACTGCAGCATTTGTGGCGGGTGTGTTGTCTTCCAGCGGGTTGCACGTCTTGGAGGGAGTGGGTAAAACTGGTGTGGTGGGGGAATTACTCACCAATCATCATGGAGAGGAGATTTTAGCAATTCGTACCGATATGGATGCCCTGCCTATACAAGAACATAGTGGATTAGACTATGCTTCATTAAGGGAGGGAGTGATGCACGCTTGTGGTCATGATGTTCATACCACAGTAGGTCTGGGAACAGCCATGGTGCTATCGGAAATAGCCAACCATGTAGAAGGGAGAATCAGGTTTTTATTTCAACCTGCGGAAGAAATCGCCCAGGGTGCTAGTTGGATGGTACAAGAGGGAGCAATGAATGATGTTTGTGCTATTTTAGGAGTTCATGTTTTTCCCTCTATTTCTGCTGGATCTGTGGGTATTCGTTATGGTGCGCTAACTGCGGCAGCAGACGATTTAGAAATTATTATTTTAGGTGAATCTGGACATGGCGCTCGTCCCCATGAAGCAGTGGATGCAATCTGGATTGCATCTCAAGTAGTTACTGCCCTACAGCAAGCTATTAGTCGAACTCAAAATCCCTTACGTCCTGTCGTATTGAGCATTGGTAAAATTAGTGGTGGTAGAGCCCCAAATGTAATTGCCGACAAAGTTCAGTTATTGGGTACCGTGCGATCGCTTCATCCAGAAACTCGCAGTCAAATGCCAACATGGATAGATAAAATAGTTGCTAACGTTTGTAATTGTTATAATGCCAAATATCAAGTGAATTACCGTCATGGTATATCCAGCGTGCAAAATGATTATTCCCTAACTCAATTATTACAATCTGCTGCGGAAGAAGCATGGGGTAGCGATTACGTACAGGTTTTACCAGAACCCTCTTTAGGAGCAGAGGATTTTTCCGTTTATTTGGATTATGCTCCCGGTTCCATGTTTCGTCTCGGGGTGGGATATAAAGACAGAATTATCAATCATCCCTTACATCATCCTCAATTTGAGGTAGATGACTCTGCAATTATTACCGGAGTTGTGACATTGGCCTATGCAGCATATAAGTACTGGCAAAAATAA
- a CDS encoding hydrogenase maturation protease yields MLTIIGCGNLNRNDDGVGVIIAQKLQQYVAENPHPQVRIFDCGTGGIEVMFQARGSKKLIIVDASCTNSQPGAIFRVPGKELEDLPQIGYNLHDFRWDHALAAGRKIFVDDFPQDVTVYLIESENLGFGLDLSPAVNHSAQLVFAELITIIESVNLT; encoded by the coding sequence ATGTTAACTATCATCGGATGCGGAAATCTCAATCGTAATGATGACGGTGTGGGGGTAATTATTGCCCAGAAATTACAGCAATATGTGGCGGAAAATCCCCACCCCCAGGTGAGGATTTTTGATTGTGGTACTGGGGGAATAGAAGTGATGTTTCAAGCTAGAGGAAGCAAAAAATTAATTATTGTGGATGCTAGTTGCACGAATTCCCAACCTGGTGCTATATTTAGAGTCCCAGGGAAAGAATTGGAAGATCTACCCCAAATTGGTTATAACCTGCATGATTTCCGTTGGGATCACGCCCTAGCTGCTGGGAGAAAAATCTTTGTGGATGATTTCCCCCAGGATGTGACTGTTTATTTGATTGAATCGGAAAATCTGGGTTTTGGCCTAGATTTAAGTCCTGCTGTTAATCACTCCGCCCAATTAGTTTTTGCTGAACTAATTACAATAATTGAGAGTGTCAACCTTACTTAG
- a CDS encoding CBS domain-containing protein, producing the protein MRAKHIMTQDVATIRGSATVAEAVKLMRLKGLRSLVVEPRHSGDAYGMVTEMDIVGKVAAFGRDPEAVHVYEIMTKPCVVVNPDLDVEYVARLFANTGVWRAPVIQGELLGIVSVTDIITKGNFVDKPKLKFLRKEIQKAVSEARLISANYGSDSKRAIEAWDIVDELEAEATFYGVPKPCRSAREMFGEDKKPATVA; encoded by the coding sequence ATGAGAGCTAAACATATTATGACTCAAGACGTTGCTACTATTCGGGGATCTGCAACCGTAGCAGAAGCAGTAAAGCTCATGAGACTCAAAGGTCTACGCTCTTTGGTTGTTGAACCTCGTCACAGTGGGGATGCTTATGGGATGGTGACGGAAATGGATATTGTAGGTAAGGTCGCAGCTTTTGGGAGGGATCCGGAAGCAGTTCATGTGTATGAAATTATGACTAAACCTTGTGTGGTAGTCAATCCTGACCTGGATGTTGAATATGTGGCTCGGTTATTTGCTAATACGGGTGTGTGGCGTGCACCAGTTATCCAAGGGGAATTATTGGGTATTGTTTCTGTTACTGATATTATCACAAAGGGTAACTTTGTAGATAAACCAAAATTGAAGTTCTTACGTAAAGAGATACAAAAAGCTGTATCTGAAGCTCGGTTGATTTCTGCTAACTATGGTTCAGATTCTAAACGAGCAATTGAAGCATGGGATATTGTAGATGAATTAGAAGCAGAAGCAACTTTTTACGGTGTGCCAAAACCTTGTAGGTCCGCTCGAGAAATGTTTGGTGAAGACAAGAAACCAGCTACCGTTGCATGA
- the psbA gene encoding photosystem II q(b) protein, whose product MTTTLQQRSNASVWDRFCEFITSTENRIYVGWFGVLMIPTLLAATTCFIIAFIAAPPVDIDGIREPVAGSLIYGNNIISGAVVPSSNAIGLHFYPIWEAASLDEWLYNGGPYQLVIFHFLIGCACYLGRQWELSYRLGMRPWICVAYSAPLASATAVFLIYPIGQGSFSDGMPLGISGTFNFMIVFQAEHNILMHPFHMLGVAGVFGGSLFSAMHGSLVTSSLVRETTETESQNYGYKFGQEEETYNIVAAHGYFGRLIFQYASFNNSRSLHFFLAAWPVVGIWFTALGVSTMAFNLNGFNFNQSIIDSQGRVIGTWADVINRANLGMEVMHERNAHNFPLDLAAGEVAPVALTAPAING is encoded by the coding sequence ATGACCACAACCTTACAACAGCGCTCCAACGCTAGCGTATGGGATCGTTTCTGTGAATTCATCACCAGCACCGAAAACCGTATCTATGTCGGTTGGTTCGGAGTATTAATGATCCCTACCCTATTGGCTGCAACCACCTGTTTCATTATCGCTTTCATCGCTGCTCCTCCCGTGGATATTGATGGTATCCGCGAGCCCGTAGCAGGATCTTTGATTTACGGAAACAACATCATCTCTGGTGCAGTTGTTCCTTCCTCCAACGCTATTGGTTTGCACTTCTATCCCATATGGGAAGCTGCTTCCTTAGATGAGTGGTTATATAACGGTGGTCCTTACCAGTTGGTGATTTTCCACTTCCTGATCGGTTGCGCTTGCTACTTAGGTCGTCAGTGGGAATTGTCCTACCGCTTGGGTATGCGTCCTTGGATCTGTGTAGCCTACTCTGCGCCTTTGGCTTCTGCTACTGCAGTATTCCTGATCTACCCCATCGGACAAGGTTCCTTCTCCGACGGTATGCCTTTAGGTATTTCCGGTACATTCAACTTCATGATTGTGTTCCAAGCTGAGCACAACATTTTGATGCACCCCTTCCACATGCTAGGTGTGGCTGGTGTATTTGGTGGTAGCTTGTTCTCTGCAATGCACGGTTCTTTGGTAACCTCTTCCTTGGTGCGTGAAACCACCGAAACCGAATCTCAAAACTACGGTTACAAGTTCGGTCAAGAAGAAGAAACCTATAACATTGTTGCTGCACATGGCTACTTTGGTCGTTTGATATTCCAATACGCTTCTTTCAACAACAGCCGTTCTCTACACTTCTTCTTGGCTGCATGGCCAGTAGTTGGTATTTGGTTTACTGCTTTAGGTGTAAGCACCATGGCATTCAACCTGAACGGATTCAACTTCAACCAATCCATTATTGACTCTCAAGGTCGTGTAATCGGTACTTGGGCTGATGTAATCAACCGCGCTAACTTGGGTATGGAAGTAATGCACGAGCGCAATGCTCACAACTTCCCCTTAGACCTAGCTGCTGGTGAAGTTGCTCCTGTTGCTTTGACTGCTCCTGCAATCAATGGTTAA
- a CDS encoding histidine triad nucleotide-binding protein: MTLTPDTIFGKIIRREIPANIVYEDELALAFTDVNPQAPTHILVIPKKPIVNLATAQAEDQLLLGHLLLTVQKVAQIAGLEQGYRVVMNTGQDGGQTVYHLHIHILGGRSLSWPPG; encoded by the coding sequence ATGACTTTAACTCCAGACACCATTTTCGGTAAAATCATCCGTCGGGAAATACCCGCCAACATAGTTTATGAGGATGAATTGGCTTTAGCATTTACAGATGTTAACCCCCAAGCACCTACTCACATTCTGGTCATACCCAAGAAACCCATAGTCAATCTAGCTACTGCACAAGCAGAAGACCAGCTGTTGTTAGGACACTTATTATTAACCGTACAAAAAGTTGCCCAAATAGCGGGTCTTGAACAGGGTTATCGCGTAGTTATGAATACAGGACAGGACGGAGGACAAACAGTCTATCACCTGCACATACATATCCTAGGGGGAAGATCCTTGTCCTGGCCTCCGGGTTGA
- a CDS encoding YifB family Mg chelatase-like AAA ATPase, with translation MLSRVWSASIIGIDAVKVGVEVDISGGGLPGIIILGLPDSAIQESKERVKATLRNAGFNVPVRKIVINLTPADLRKEGPAFDVPISIGILAASEQVNPDLLGEFLFLGEVSLDGTLLPVTGVLPIAAAAEKLGISSLVVPMENTQEAAVVEGLNVYGCTNILQVVDLLNNINNYHKVSLKTTQESLLSTSSNSADLQDVKGQSHARRALEIAAAGGHNLIFVGPPGSGKTMLARRLPGILPPLEFSESLEVTRIHSVAGLLKNRGSLVRERPFRSPHHSASGPSLVGGGSFPRPGEISLSHRGVLFLDELTEFKRDVLEFLRQPLEDGYVTISRTRQSVVFPAQFTLVASTNPCPCGYYGDAVQPCTCSPRQREQYWAKLSGPLMDRIDLQVAVNRLKPEEITRDTTGESSKTVRERVQKVRAIANLRFKSEPHVKCNAQMQSRHLQKWCKLDGTSLKLLENAITRLGLSARASDRILKVARTIADLVDEENLKSQHVAEAIQYRTIDRIQ, from the coding sequence ATGCTATCTAGAGTCTGGAGTGCATCCATTATTGGTATAGATGCTGTGAAAGTAGGCGTAGAAGTGGACATTTCTGGTGGAGGATTACCAGGAATTATCATTTTAGGTTTACCTGATTCAGCAATTCAAGAGTCTAAGGAAAGGGTAAAAGCAACCTTGAGAAATGCGGGTTTTAACGTTCCTGTACGTAAGATAGTGATTAATCTGACTCCTGCAGATCTCAGGAAAGAGGGACCTGCTTTCGACGTACCTATTAGTATAGGAATTTTGGCCGCATCGGAACAGGTCAATCCTGATTTGTTGGGAGAATTTTTGTTTTTGGGTGAGGTTTCCCTAGATGGTACACTCCTACCTGTTACAGGGGTTCTACCCATTGCAGCTGCTGCTGAAAAATTGGGGATTAGCAGTTTAGTAGTACCCATGGAAAATACTCAAGAAGCAGCAGTAGTAGAGGGTTTAAATGTTTACGGTTGTACTAACATTTTACAAGTGGTGGATTTATTAAATAACATCAACAACTACCATAAGGTAAGTTTAAAAACCACCCAGGAAAGTCTCTTATCTACATCTTCTAACTCGGCGGATTTGCAGGATGTTAAGGGTCAATCCCACGCCCGGAGAGCATTAGAAATCGCCGCTGCAGGGGGACACAATTTGATTTTTGTCGGTCCCCCCGGGAGTGGAAAAACAATGTTAGCCAGACGCTTACCGGGGATTTTGCCACCATTAGAATTTTCTGAGTCTTTGGAGGTAACTCGCATTCATTCTGTTGCTGGTTTATTGAAAAACCGTGGTTCATTAGTGCGCGAGCGTCCTTTTCGCAGTCCCCACCACTCCGCTTCCGGTCCATCCCTAGTTGGAGGTGGCAGTTTTCCTCGTCCCGGAGAAATTTCATTATCCCATAGAGGTGTGCTTTTTTTAGATGAATTAACAGAATTTAAAAGGGATGTTTTGGAATTTTTGAGACAACCTTTAGAAGATGGATATGTAACTATTTCTCGTACTCGTCAATCAGTAGTTTTTCCAGCACAATTTACTTTGGTTGCTAGTACCAATCCCTGTCCTTGTGGATATTATGGTGATGCAGTCCAACCATGCACTTGCTCCCCCCGACAACGAGAACAATATTGGGCAAAGTTATCGGGTCCATTAATGGATAGAATTGACTTACAGGTAGCAGTAAACCGGTTAAAACCAGAGGAAATTACCCGCGACACCACCGGAGAATCCTCCAAAACCGTCAGAGAAAGAGTGCAAAAGGTCAGAGCTATTGCTAATCTTAGGTTTAAGTCGGAACCCCATGTTAAATGCAATGCTCAAATGCAAAGTCGTCATCTACAAAAATGGTGCAAATTAGATGGTACAAGTCTTAAACTCTTAGAAAATGCAATTACACGACTAGGACTTTCCGCACGAGCAAGTGATCGCATTCTTAAAGTAGCACGGACTATTGCGGATTTGGTAGATGAGGAAAACTTAAAGTCTCAACATGTAGCAGAGGCTATTCAATATAGAACTATAGATAGAATCCAGTAG
- the nth gene encoding endonuclease III: MGNKKISKLSKRGLALEILSRLYRLYPDATCSLNYQTPVQLLVATILSAQCTDERVNKVTPDLFGRFPDVQSLAEADVLELEKLVHSTGFYRNKAKNIKSACTMIVSDFNSIVPNKMEDLLKLPGVARKTANVVLAHAYGINGGVTVDTHVKRLSQRLGLTESTEPISIEKDLMELLPQPEWENWSIRLIYHGRAVCKARSPSCKSCDLVDVCAKKL, translated from the coding sequence ATGGGTAATAAAAAAATCTCCAAACTATCTAAAAGGGGACTAGCTTTAGAAATTCTCTCTCGTCTTTATCGTCTTTATCCTGATGCAACCTGTTCTCTAAACTATCAAACCCCAGTCCAACTTTTGGTGGCCACTATTCTTTCCGCACAATGCACGGATGAAAGAGTTAATAAAGTAACCCCAGATTTATTTGGTCGCTTTCCCGATGTCCAAAGTTTAGCAGAAGCAGATGTATTAGAATTGGAGAAATTAGTGCATTCTACTGGGTTTTATCGCAACAAAGCTAAGAACATTAAATCTGCGTGTACGATGATAGTGAGTGATTTTAACTCAATTGTTCCAAATAAGATGGAGGATCTATTAAAACTACCCGGGGTAGCAAGAAAAACGGCAAATGTGGTCTTAGCTCATGCTTATGGTATTAATGGGGGGGTGACAGTGGATACCCACGTTAAAAGATTGAGTCAACGGTTAGGTTTAACAGAAAGTACCGAACCAATTAGCATAGAGAAAGATTTAATGGAGCTACTACCCCAACCAGAATGGGAAAACTGGTCAATCAGATTAATATATCATGGTCGTGCGGTTTGTAAAGCTAGATCTCCCAGTTGTAAAAGTTGCGATTTAGTTGATGTATGTGCTAAAAAACTTTAA
- the rseP gene encoding RIP metalloprotease RseP, whose protein sequence is MSVLAAIAVLATLILVHELGHFIAARSQGIYANRFSLGFGPILLKYQGSQTEYTIRAFPLGGFVGFPDDDPDSTIPPNDPNLLRNRPILDRAIVISAGVMANLVFAYLVLALQLGVVGIPKEFQYQPGVLIKPINEQSIAYQAGIREGDIVLSVSGRELVAGKDSTLYLTQEIQNHPGQPIDLQLQRQDREITLQITPGENPEGKGLVGVELAPNGKAVYERPQNPMQIFTVAGERFQQLFVGTIKGFGQLITNFQQTASQVSGPVNIVKIGAKLAADNSANLLSFAAIISINLAVINILPLPALDGGQLFFLLIEGLFGKPLPMKIQEGVMQTGLVVLLGLGIFLIFKETLQLSFIQQIFQKM, encoded by the coding sequence ATGTCAGTTTTAGCAGCGATAGCAGTTTTGGCGACCCTTATCTTAGTACATGAGTTGGGACATTTTATAGCAGCTAGATCCCAAGGGATTTATGCCAACCGTTTTTCCCTGGGTTTTGGTCCTATTTTGTTGAAATATCAAGGATCACAAACGGAATACACAATTCGTGCTTTCCCCCTGGGTGGTTTTGTGGGTTTCCCCGATGATGATCCTGATAGCACAATTCCCCCTAATGATCCCAACCTATTGCGAAATCGTCCTATTCTAGATCGAGCAATTGTCATTAGTGCTGGCGTGATGGCAAATCTGGTGTTTGCTTATTTAGTCCTTGCCTTGCAGTTAGGTGTTGTAGGTATACCAAAGGAATTTCAATATCAACCTGGAGTTTTAATCAAACCAATTAACGAGCAATCAATAGCTTACCAGGCTGGTATTAGAGAAGGTGATATTGTTCTTAGCGTTAGTGGACGTGAATTAGTAGCTGGTAAAGATTCCACCTTATATCTAACACAGGAAATTCAAAACCATCCCGGTCAACCAATTGATTTGCAACTCCAACGTCAAGACCGGGAAATTACCCTACAAATCACCCCTGGGGAAAATCCAGAAGGGAAAGGATTGGTAGGTGTGGAACTTGCGCCCAATGGTAAAGCTGTTTACGAGCGTCCCCAAAATCCCATGCAGATTTTTACCGTTGCAGGAGAGAGATTCCAGCAGTTATTTGTGGGCACAATTAAAGGATTTGGACAACTAATCACTAACTTTCAACAAACCGCCAGTCAGGTGTCGGGTCCGGTCAATATTGTCAAAATTGGTGCTAAATTAGCAGCAGATAATAGTGCAAATCTCCTGTCATTTGCAGCTATAATTAGTATTAACTTAGCAGTTATCAACATTTTACCATTACCAGCTTTGGACGGTGGACAATTGTTTTTTCTGTTGATTGAAGGTCTATTTGGTAAACCCCTACCTATGAAAATTCAAGAGGGGGTTATGCAAACTGGATTAGTGGTGTTACTAGGACTGGGAATTTTCTTGATTTTTAAAGAAACTCTCCAGTTAAGCTTTATCCAACAAATATTTCAGAAAATGTAA